The following proteins are encoded in a genomic region of Sulfurimonas sp. HSL3-7:
- a CDS encoding ThiF family adenylyltransferase, protein MLKYFHRQVQLWGEDTQRSLQEKKIAIIGSGGLGSSLAFALGASGIGEIHMVDFDEVSLHNIHRQIAFKTGDEGKNKARINARIIEERCPYVKAVAHECDFETFAKMGIEVDLIIDATDNLPTRGAINAYAKSVDTPWLYGSVEAFNGQVCFFEEASFEEVFKITQKTPAGIAAPIVMHIASLQANLALRYLAGLSVKKDYLYYLFFNDEGELITQKFGLPKS, encoded by the coding sequence ATGTTGAAATATTTCCATAGACAGGTGCAGTTGTGGGGCGAAGATACCCAACGTTCTCTTCAGGAGAAAAAGATCGCCATTATCGGCAGCGGCGGCCTCGGCAGCTCTCTGGCCTTTGCTCTGGGCGCATCCGGCATCGGCGAGATCCATATGGTCGATTTTGACGAAGTGAGTCTGCACAACATCCACCGCCAGATCGCATTCAAAACCGGCGACGAGGGGAAGAACAAAGCCCGTATCAACGCGCGGATCATCGAAGAGCGCTGCCCTTATGTCAAAGCGGTCGCCCACGAATGCGATTTCGAGACCTTTGCCAAGATGGGGATCGAGGTCGACCTGATCATCGATGCGACCGACAACCTGCCGACACGCGGTGCGATCAACGCCTATGCCAAATCGGTCGACACCCCGTGGCTCTACGGTTCGGTCGAAGCCTTTAACGGGCAGGTCTGTTTCTTTGAAGAGGCCTCATTCGAAGAGGTCTTCAAGATCACGCAGAAGACCCCGGCCGGCATCGCGGCACCGATCGTCATGCATATCGCTTCGCTGCAGGCCAACCTGGCACTGCGCTACCTGGCCGGTCTGAGTGTCAAAAAAGATTACCTCTACTACCTCTTTTTCAACGACGAGGGCGAATTGATCACGCAGAAGTTCGGGCTTCCCAAAAGCTGA
- a CDS encoding succinyldiaminopimelate transaminase: protein MRFEPYPFEKLNTLLADIAPNPELDPILLTIGEPQFETPAFIQNALKESTPLLKKYPKTAGEEYLRDSMRNFLSRRFGVTVSNAQLVPSFGTREVLFNFPQYFLFDKKEPVIAFTNPFYQIYEGAAIASRAKMHFLNLDESNGYRPEMDEARLKECDLVILNFPNNPTASCLSLEELGEWVKLALKHDFVLVNDECYSEIYTDKAVPSLLEASVHVGNSDYTNVLVINSISKRSSAPGLRSGFIAGDAEILKGYMEYRTYVGAASPLPLQMAAAAAWDEEEHVERSRAVYRRNFELAQEILGVAMPEATFYIWLKVDDAIEMTKKLYRDYNLKVLPGEYLARTDEKGENPGRGYLRIALVENEAKTKEALLRIKEALA from the coding sequence ATGAGATTTGAACCCTATCCATTTGAAAAACTGAACACACTTTTGGCGGATATTGCGCCCAACCCTGAGCTTGATCCCATTCTTTTGACGATCGGCGAGCCGCAGTTTGAGACCCCCGCGTTTATTCAAAATGCCCTGAAAGAGAGTACCCCGCTGCTTAAAAAATACCCTAAAACGGCGGGCGAAGAGTACCTGCGTGACTCCATGCGCAACTTTCTTTCACGCCGTTTCGGCGTGACGGTAAGCAACGCGCAGCTTGTCCCATCGTTCGGGACAAGAGAGGTGCTTTTCAATTTTCCGCAATACTTTCTTTTCGACAAGAAAGAGCCGGTCATCGCTTTCACCAACCCCTTCTACCAGATCTACGAGGGTGCCGCGATCGCCAGCCGTGCAAAGATGCATTTTTTAAATCTGGATGAATCCAACGGCTACAGACCCGAAATGGACGAAGCGCGCCTGAAAGAGTGTGATCTTGTGATCCTGAACTTTCCGAACAACCCGACGGCATCATGCCTGAGCCTCGAAGAGCTGGGCGAATGGGTCAAGCTGGCGCTCAAACATGACTTCGTCCTGGTCAACGACGAGTGTTACTCGGAGATCTATACCGACAAGGCCGTGCCGTCGCTGCTGGAAGCCTCCGTGCATGTGGGCAACAGCGACTACACCAATGTCCTGGTCATCAACTCGATCTCCAAACGCTCATCGGCGCCGGGACTGAGAAGCGGATTCATCGCGGGGGATGCCGAGATATTGAAGGGGTATATGGAATACCGTACCTATGTCGGTGCCGCCTCGCCGCTGCCGCTGCAAATGGCTGCGGCAGCTGCCTGGGATGAGGAAGAACATGTCGAACGTTCCCGCGCTGTCTACAGACGCAATTTTGAACTGGCACAAGAGATCCTCGGTGTCGCCATGCCCGAAGCGACCTTCTATATCTGGCTCAAAGTCGACGATGCGATAGAGATGACGAAAAAGCTCTACCGCGACTACAACCTCAAGGTCCTTCCGGGCGAGTACCTGGCGCGAACGGATGAGAAAGGCGAGAACCCGGGCCGCGGATACCTGCGTATCGCCCTGGTCGAGAACGAAGCGAAGACAAAAGAGGCACTACTGCGTATTAAGGAGGCATTGGCATGA
- the murC gene encoding UDP-N-acetylmuramate--L-alanine ligase — MKIHFIGIGGIGISGLAQYMHFKGHDITGSDVADSRIVKILRDKGIEVTIPHNKKAIEEQELVIHSAIIRGNNPEVVAAKEKGIKVLARREALLDLLHEQKVYAVAGAHGKSTTSAILAAIMDGSAIIGAESKAFGSNVRYDDTSDQLIFEADESDGSFLNANPYCAIVINAEPEHMEYYNYDYELFYDSYRKFIASAKLRVINAEDAFLSTIEGEAIRLYPSKDIKDIRYLLIDDEPYTSFTLKDLGSFNVWGFGEHIAIDAALAILAAHESMDIETIRIRLLHFKGIKKRFDIVAKGDEAVIIDDYGHHPTEIAATMGSVQEYKRLKGIKRITAIWQPHKYSRTIDNLDAFTKCFEGVDRLIILPVWAASEAEQFIDFEKEFGGYDLTMMDYLTRDGDSVNLCKHNEVIESLDEGIIIGFGAGDITYQLRGTK, encoded by the coding sequence GTGAAGATCCATTTTATCGGCATAGGCGGCATCGGCATCTCGGGACTGGCGCAGTACATGCACTTCAAAGGGCATGATATTACCGGCTCGGATGTCGCCGATTCGCGTATTGTAAAGATCCTGCGCGACAAAGGGATCGAAGTCACCATCCCCCACAACAAAAAGGCGATCGAGGAGCAGGAGCTGGTGATCCACTCCGCCATTATCCGCGGGAACAACCCCGAAGTCGTTGCGGCAAAAGAGAAGGGGATCAAAGTCCTGGCACGTCGTGAGGCGCTTCTGGACCTGCTGCACGAACAGAAGGTCTATGCGGTCGCCGGAGCACACGGCAAGAGCACGACGTCGGCGATCCTGGCTGCGATCATGGACGGTTCCGCCATTATCGGGGCGGAGTCAAAAGCGTTCGGTTCCAACGTCCGCTATGACGATACCTCCGATCAGCTCATTTTTGAAGCCGATGAGAGTGACGGCAGTTTCCTGAACGCCAACCCCTACTGTGCGATCGTGATCAACGCCGAACCGGAACATATGGAGTACTACAACTACGACTATGAGCTCTTCTACGACTCCTACCGCAAGTTCATCGCTTCGGCAAAACTGCGTGTCATCAATGCCGAAGATGCGTTTTTGAGTACGATCGAAGGCGAAGCGATCCGTCTCTACCCGAGCAAAGATATCAAAGATATCAGGTACCTGCTTATCGATGACGAACCCTACACCTCTTTTACGCTGAAAGATCTTGGAAGCTTTAATGTCTGGGGCTTTGGCGAGCATATCGCCATCGACGCCGCACTGGCTATTCTGGCGGCCCATGAGAGCATGGATATCGAGACGATCCGCATCCGCCTGCTGCACTTCAAGGGGATCAAAAAGCGCTTTGATATCGTTGCGAAAGGGGATGAGGCTGTCATCATCGATGATTACGGCCACCACCCTACGGAGATCGCGGCAACGATGGGTTCCGTGCAGGAGTACAAGAGACTCAAAGGGATCAAACGGATCACGGCCATCTGGCAACCGCACAAATATTCGCGTACCATTGACAACCTTGACGCCTTCACAAAATGTTTTGAGGGGGTGGACCGGCTCATCATCCTGCCGGTCTGGGCCGCGAGCGAAGCCGAACAGTTTATCGACTTTGAAAAAGAGTTCGGCGGGTATGACCTCACCATGATGGACTACCTTACCCGCGACGGCGACAGTGTCAACCTCTGTAAACACAATGAGGTCATCGAAAGCCTGGATGAGGGGATCATCATCGGTTTCGGTGCCGGCGACATCACCTATCAGCTGAGAGGAACAAAGTAA
- a CDS encoding mechanosensitive ion channel family protein: MKQTLLLLLLTLSLLGNDFFDDFFTQQIELERQLEDQNLSSDTLEEILVEEDRLFNQFFVDYITKDKKEGGLEQDLYSSEIFRLKRRIQANSQRGNTLAIMRDELKLATFALKQNIWSTMEQVVQAVKLDSYKAFAARLQEIIEKRHEKEPSIDLQKYAYIPKIADPDPLMLSVRANLDEYRYIQNIHNTLSAELIENAKQVYKAGAVYRYGILSLAVIINDSDVARAVDPYLDYVYLSSAKLVYITAILFVIYVVGKTIVFVLQRLLYFVSSDEEDIWYVFEQTTRPFTVLVIILASELVFTVYSGFSDVSWVITLYNIAYVFLVSFLVYRLGNAIAVVKMEQLHSNKFFRNEVVNLGLKVLNGLVGLTALIIILKILNVNLTAILSGLGIGGIAVAFAAKDTIANFFGSVSILLTDLFEQGDWIAVNDMEGTVVEIGLRATTIRTFDNALIAIPNYKLADNGIKNWSRRTMGRRIKMKIGVTYESDMEKIKKAIAEIREMLQNHPGIVTERTEYLSSERQKKLVSKEDLKGIKRLIMVYLDAFGSSSIDILVYCFSRSVIWSEWQEVKEDVLFKIAEILKANDLDFAYPAMTIHQAAPKD; the protein is encoded by the coding sequence ATGAAACAGACGCTTTTGCTCCTTCTTTTGACACTCTCTCTGCTTGGCAACGACTTTTTTGACGATTTTTTTACCCAACAGATCGAACTTGAAAGACAGCTCGAAGATCAGAATCTCAGCAGTGACACCTTGGAAGAGATCCTCGTAGAAGAGGACAGGCTCTTCAACCAGTTCTTCGTCGATTACATTACCAAAGATAAAAAAGAGGGCGGGTTAGAGCAGGACCTCTACAGCAGCGAGATATTCAGGCTCAAGCGCCGCATCCAGGCGAACAGTCAGCGCGGCAACACCCTGGCCATCATGCGTGACGAGCTGAAACTTGCCACATTCGCTCTCAAGCAGAACATATGGAGTACGATGGAGCAGGTCGTTCAGGCTGTGAAACTGGACTCCTACAAAGCGTTTGCGGCGCGGCTGCAGGAGATCATTGAAAAACGCCATGAAAAAGAGCCTTCCATCGATCTGCAGAAATATGCTTATATCCCGAAGATAGCCGATCCCGATCCGTTAATGCTGAGTGTCAGGGCGAATCTTGACGAGTACCGTTATATCCAAAACATACACAACACCCTAAGTGCCGAATTGATAGAAAACGCGAAACAGGTCTATAAGGCCGGTGCGGTCTATCGCTACGGGATCCTCTCCCTGGCGGTCATCATCAACGATTCCGATGTGGCCAGAGCCGTAGACCCCTATCTGGATTATGTCTATCTCAGCAGTGCCAAGCTTGTCTACATCACGGCGATTCTCTTTGTGATATACGTTGTGGGCAAGACCATCGTCTTTGTCCTGCAGCGCCTGCTCTATTTTGTGAGCAGCGACGAGGAGGATATCTGGTACGTATTTGAACAGACCACCCGCCCTTTTACGGTGCTTGTCATCATACTGGCATCCGAACTGGTCTTTACGGTCTACTCCGGCTTCAGCGATGTCTCGTGGGTCATCACCCTCTATAACATCGCCTATGTCTTCCTGGTTTCGTTCCTGGTCTATCGCCTGGGCAATGCGATCGCTGTCGTCAAGATGGAGCAGCTGCACAGCAACAAGTTTTTTAGAAACGAGGTCGTTAACCTCGGGTTGAAAGTGCTGAACGGTCTGGTGGGGCTGACAGCGCTGATCATCATCCTGAAAATACTCAATGTGAACCTGACGGCGATCCTCTCCGGTCTTGGTATCGGCGGTATTGCGGTCGCTTTTGCCGCGAAAGATACGATTGCAAACTTTTTCGGGTCGGTCTCCATCCTTTTGACAGACCTTTTTGAACAGGGGGACTGGATCGCTGTCAACGATATGGAAGGTACCGTCGTCGAGATCGGTCTGAGGGCGACGACGATCCGGACCTTTGACAACGCCCTGATCGCTATTCCCAACTATAAACTCGCCGATAACGGTATCAAGAACTGGAGCCGGCGGACCATGGGCCGCCGCATCAAGATGAAGATCGGCGTGACCTATGAGTCTGATATGGAGAAGATCAAAAAAGCGATAGCGGAGATCAGGGAGATGCTGCAGAACCATCCGGGTATCGTGACGGAACGGACCGAGTATTTGAGCAGTGAACGTCAGAAGAAACTGGTCTCCAAAGAGGACCTCAAGGGGATCAAACGCCTTATTATGGTCTATCTCGATGCGTTCGGAAGTTCAAGTATCGATATTCTGGTCTACTGTTTCAGCCGTTCGGTAATCTGGAGCGAGTGGCAGGAGGTCAAGGAGGATGTGCTCTTTAAGATCGCCGAGATCTTAAAGGCGAATGATCTGGATTTTGCCTACCCGGCCATGACAATCCACCAGGCTGCGCCGAAAGACTAA
- the ligA gene encoding NAD-dependent DNA ligase LigA produces the protein MTQKEYKKNVELLNKYAYHYYVLDDPITTDEVYDKLYHEVLAYEEKYPENIDPSSPTQRVGDVASLSFTKAVHLSRMWSLEDIFNSEDLQKWLEKVHRLSDGISFYCEPKYDGASLNLIYENGVLTRAITRGDGVEGEEITQNAKTINSIPLTINHPGRLEVRGEVVIFKKEFERINEERMQSGESIFANPRNAAAGSLRQLDPRITASRNLVFLPYGIGENDLEIGRLSKRMEYIYELGFRAPPERALCKGFDEIEAFYQKMNTERDDYVMMIDGMVIKVDQIEAQEEMGYTVKNPRWSCAYKFPAVEKITTLKDIVLQVGRSGAVTPVAVVEPTPIEGVVVERATLHNFDEIDRKDIRIGDKVIILRSGDVIPKIVKVLTHERDGSQLPYKRPTECPVCHSELLDEGALTKCQNLTCSARVVNAIIYFASKPCLNIDGLGEKIVETLYNEGLIKSVIDLFSLELDALLALEGFKEKKSQKLLDAIEGAKGCECWRFINALGMEHIGEVASKSLCGHFGLGFSEATKEELVAIDGFGEEMANSVLEFVRVNGENIRILEEILTPVEPAQKADVAENPFKEKTVVLTGSMSESRGKIKIMLEELGAKVAGSVSKKTDYVIYGDDAGSKYDKAVALGVATITEEQMREMLA, from the coding sequence ATGACGCAAAAAGAGTATAAAAAAAACGTAGAGCTGTTAAACAAATACGCGTACCACTACTATGTGCTTGACGATCCTATCACGACGGATGAGGTGTATGACAAGCTCTATCATGAAGTGCTCGCCTACGAAGAGAAATATCCGGAAAATATCGATCCCTCATCGCCGACGCAGCGGGTGGGGGATGTGGCCTCACTCTCTTTTACAAAAGCAGTGCACCTTTCACGTATGTGGAGTCTCGAAGATATCTTCAACAGTGAAGATCTCCAGAAGTGGCTGGAGAAGGTGCACAGACTTTCAGACGGCATCTCCTTTTACTGTGAGCCCAAATACGATGGTGCGAGCCTGAACCTGATCTATGAGAACGGTGTGCTGACAAGAGCGATCACACGCGGCGACGGTGTCGAAGGCGAAGAGATCACTCAAAATGCGAAAACGATCAACTCGATTCCCCTGACGATCAACCATCCGGGCCGTCTTGAGGTCCGTGGGGAAGTGGTGATCTTTAAAAAGGAGTTCGAACGCATCAACGAAGAGCGTATGCAATCGGGCGAGAGTATCTTTGCAAACCCGAGAAACGCGGCTGCCGGTTCGCTCCGTCAGCTGGATCCGCGCATCACCGCCTCGCGCAACCTGGTCTTTTTGCCGTACGGCATCGGCGAGAACGATCTGGAGATTGGGCGTTTGAGTAAGCGGATGGAGTACATCTACGAGCTCGGTTTCCGTGCGCCGCCGGAAAGAGCTCTCTGCAAAGGGTTCGACGAGATCGAAGCCTTTTACCAAAAGATGAACACTGAACGCGACGATTATGTGATGATGATTGACGGGATGGTGATAAAGGTCGACCAGATCGAGGCGCAGGAGGAGATGGGGTACACGGTGAAAAATCCCCGCTGGTCGTGTGCCTACAAATTTCCGGCCGTTGAAAAGATCACCACGTTGAAAGATATTGTCCTGCAGGTCGGACGAAGCGGGGCGGTCACGCCGGTTGCCGTTGTCGAGCCGACGCCGATCGAAGGGGTCGTGGTCGAGCGGGCCACGCTGCACAATTTTGACGAGATCGACCGCAAAGATATCCGCATCGGCGACAAGGTGATCATTCTGCGTTCGGGCGATGTCATCCCCAAAATTGTCAAAGTGCTGACGCATGAGCGTGACGGTTCCCAACTGCCGTACAAGCGTCCGACCGAGTGCCCCGTCTGCCACAGTGAGCTGCTTGACGAAGGCGCCTTGACCAAGTGTCAGAACCTCACCTGCAGTGCGAGGGTGGTCAACGCCATCATCTATTTTGCCTCCAAACCGTGTCTGAACATTGACGGGCTGGGTGAAAAGATCGTCGAGACGCTTTATAACGAGGGGCTCATCAAGAGCGTGATCGATCTTTTTTCTCTGGAGCTCGACGCGCTTTTGGCGCTTGAGGGATTCAAAGAGAAAAAGAGCCAGAAACTTCTTGATGCGATTGAAGGGGCCAAAGGGTGTGAATGCTGGCGTTTCATCAATGCGCTCGGCATGGAACATATCGGGGAAGTGGCGTCGAAGAGTCTGTGCGGGCATTTCGGACTGGGGTTCAGCGAGGCGACCAAAGAGGAACTTGTCGCTATCGACGGCTTCGGCGAAGAGATGGCCAACTCGGTGCTTGAGTTTGTCCGCGTCAACGGCGAGAACATCAGGATACTCGAAGAGATACTGACACCGGTGGAACCGGCGCAAAAAGCGGATGTGGCCGAGAACCCCTTCAAAGAGAAGACCGTTGTTTTGACCGGTTCGATGAGCGAATCGCGCGGCAAGATCAAGATCATGCTCGAAGAGCTGGGCGCAAAGGTGGCGGGTTCCGTCTCAAAAAAGACGGACTACGTCATTTACGGTGACGATGCCGGAAGCAAATATGACAAAGCGGTGGCATTGGGCGTTGCGACGATCACCGAAGAGCAGATGCGGGAGATGTTGGCATGA
- a CDS encoding endonuclease MutS2 encodes MSLNALIDRLDLHGHIDSFNGFLSRHKPLFIEGDQERHFNYIEALDKLSFNAPPKVDSFHIIKAHLKKQGIMRFEQIFEIIKVVRYFRSLKNNGYEGIIGEWLKKIEIPERFGEEVESYFDLEGNFNEELDEELYGLGQRIKAIKDDINASMRRLLYHSKLSSYLVDTQIHYVNNEECLLVRGGFNHVLKGQVVGRTGAGFFYVVPDALSKNREQIRVVETMREVKFYEYAKRFSKVLSELLPFISFIDKEFDRFDHYQARVTFARAKSLSIIKAERSREIRLVGFEHPALHKPKPVNVDFSKSVLMVTGVNAGGKTMLLKAILSAAVMAKYLIPMKVNKHKSVIGNFKRFEAVIDDPQNVKNDISTFAGRMQQFAQLFSQNEALVGVDEIELGTDSDEAAALFNVILDDLIAKGQKIVVTTHHKRLAALMADRDDVELMAAIYDEEHRQPTYEFLQGIIGKSYAFETALRYGISNAVVERAKKVYGENHEKLNLLIERGSELERALKAKNALLDEKLAEVEAEERRLKEQREQLALNLEAERAKLKASYAASIAIAKEAARLTDAKAIHKKMNEANIALPKQEPIRKNERYDFKVGDNVKYRSAKGTIISLKEKEAMIEVEGMRLRVRRDELRPSGKPPKKRPKTEVHHKIERRGSLRLDIHGLRAEEAEEKMDKFLSDALIDGWNEVVIYHGIGTGKLSYAVKRFLKAHPKVKSFEDAPQNMGGFGAKVVRL; translated from the coding sequence ATGAGTCTTAACGCGCTGATCGACCGTCTGGACCTACACGGCCATATCGACTCTTTTAACGGCTTTCTCAGCCGTCATAAGCCGCTCTTTATCGAGGGCGATCAAGAACGCCATTTTAACTATATCGAAGCGCTGGACAAACTCTCTTTCAATGCCCCGCCGAAAGTCGACTCCTTTCATATCATCAAAGCCCATCTCAAAAAACAGGGCATTATGCGTTTTGAACAGATCTTTGAGATCATCAAGGTGGTGCGCTATTTCCGTTCGCTCAAAAACAACGGCTACGAGGGTATTATCGGTGAATGGCTGAAGAAGATCGAGATCCCCGAACGTTTCGGCGAAGAGGTGGAGAGCTATTTTGACCTTGAGGGAAACTTCAATGAAGAGCTTGACGAAGAGCTGTACGGACTCGGACAGCGCATCAAAGCCATCAAGGATGATATCAACGCCTCGATGCGCCGTCTGCTCTACCACTCAAAGCTCTCTTCCTATCTGGTCGATACGCAGATCCACTACGTCAACAATGAAGAGTGTCTCCTGGTGCGCGGCGGTTTCAACCATGTGCTCAAAGGCCAGGTGGTCGGCCGTACCGGCGCGGGCTTTTTCTACGTTGTTCCCGACGCGCTGAGCAAAAACCGCGAGCAGATCAGGGTTGTCGAGACGATGCGCGAGGTGAAGTTCTATGAGTACGCCAAGCGCTTTTCGAAAGTCCTCTCCGAGCTTCTGCCTTTTATCAGCTTTATCGACAAAGAGTTTGACCGTTTCGACCACTACCAGGCCCGCGTCACGTTTGCCAGGGCGAAAAGTCTCAGTATCATCAAAGCCGAGCGAAGCAGAGAGATCAGGCTTGTCGGTTTCGAACATCCCGCACTGCACAAACCGAAACCGGTCAATGTCGATTTTTCGAAATCGGTGCTGATGGTGACCGGGGTGAACGCCGGCGGTAAGACAATGCTTTTGAAAGCGATACTCTCCGCGGCGGTGATGGCCAAATACCTGATCCCGATGAAGGTGAACAAGCATAAATCGGTGATCGGAAACTTCAAGCGCTTTGAAGCGGTCATCGACGATCCGCAGAATGTCAAAAACGACATCTCCACCTTCGCCGGGCGGATGCAGCAGTTTGCACAGCTTTTTTCGCAGAACGAGGCACTTGTCGGCGTGGATGAGATCGAACTCGGTACCGACAGCGACGAGGCGGCGGCACTTTTCAACGTCATACTTGACGACCTGATCGCCAAGGGGCAGAAGATCGTCGTGACGACCCACCACAAACGGCTTGCCGCCCTGATGGCGGACCGCGATGACGTGGAGCTGATGGCGGCGATCTACGACGAGGAACACCGCCAGCCGACCTACGAGTTTCTGCAGGGTATCATCGGCAAATCCTACGCCTTTGAGACGGCACTGCGCTACGGCATCTCCAACGCCGTGGTCGAACGCGCCAAAAAAGTATACGGCGAGAACCATGAAAAACTCAACCTGCTTATCGAGAGAGGTTCCGAGCTGGAGCGCGCCTTAAAAGCGAAAAATGCGCTGCTGGATGAAAAGCTCGCCGAAGTCGAGGCCGAAGAGCGCAGGCTCAAAGAGCAGAGAGAGCAGCTTGCTCTGAACCTTGAAGCCGAGCGCGCCAAGCTCAAAGCGAGCTATGCCGCGTCGATCGCGATAGCCAAAGAGGCGGCCCGTCTCACTGATGCCAAAGCGATCCATAAAAAGATGAACGAAGCCAACATCGCACTGCCGAAGCAGGAACCCATCAGGAAAAATGAGCGCTACGATTTCAAGGTCGGCGACAATGTCAAATACCGCAGCGCCAAAGGAACCATTATCAGCCTGAAAGAGAAAGAGGCGATGATCGAAGTGGAGGGAATGCGCCTGCGTGTCCGGCGCGACGAGCTGCGTCCCTCAGGCAAGCCGCCCAAAAAGAGGCCGAAGACGGAGGTCCATCACAAGATCGAACGCCGCGGCAGCCTGAGGCTTGATATCCACGGTCTTCGAGCCGAAGAGGCGGAAGAGAAGATGGACAAGTTCCTCTCCGACGCACTGATCGACGGCTGGAACGAGGTGGTGATCTATCACGGTATCGGTACCGGCAAACTCTCCTATGCAGTCAAGCGCTTTCTGAAAGCACACCCGAAGGTCAAGTCCTTTGAAGACGCGCCGCAGAACATGGGCGGTTTCGGTGCCAAAGTGGTACGGCTGTAG
- a CDS encoding porin family protein: MKKIVLLLMTFVTLSLAEPVDRVGPYIALGGGYALFNDDTRMQADTIDNSYNLNIIGGVFINKYLSVELAYDYYKRFENVENANTTKITVVDVDAKAHYPLSQERIDLYAAFGAGQILWRESLQGVSNDDKSNVLRGDIGVGVRALEWLTVNIGYRRYFFSLEHNTGTLDSDNNIIYERYNMEVSSAYANIEVQF, translated from the coding sequence ATGAAAAAGATAGTGCTTCTTCTGATGACCTTTGTTACGCTCTCCTTGGCCGAGCCGGTAGACAGGGTCGGCCCTTATATCGCGCTGGGCGGCGGTTATGCGCTTTTTAACGACGATACAAGGATGCAGGCCGATACGATCGACAACTCGTATAACCTCAATATCATCGGCGGTGTTTTTATCAACAAGTATCTTTCGGTAGAACTCGCTTACGACTATTACAAGCGATTTGAAAACGTTGAGAATGCCAATACGACCAAAATTACGGTCGTGGACGTGGATGCCAAGGCCCATTACCCGTTGTCGCAAGAGCGCATCGATCTGTACGCCGCTTTTGGAGCAGGACAGATACTGTGGCGTGAAAGTCTGCAGGGTGTATCGAACGACGACAAGTCAAATGTCCTAAGGGGTGATATCGGGGTAGGGGTCCGTGCTTTGGAGTGGTTGACCGTCAACATAGGCTACCGCAGGTACTTTTTCTCACTTGAACACAACACCGGTACGCTCGACAGCGATAACAACATCATATACGAGCGCTACAATATGGAAGTCAGTTCGGCTTATGCAAACATTGAGGTACAATTTTAA
- a CDS encoding c-type cytochrome — protein sequence MKPTLLITLMLLLGACSDNRSNATTKEAASPSDVPVKQEPSSAEKEPLQTAPQSTEPAPSAKAETPQNGRLLFVQKCASCHGQHGEKAALNKSQIIAGWEKEKSINALKGYQNGTYGGNMKAIMKGQASSLSEAQIRAISEYIATL from the coding sequence ATGAAACCGACCCTCTTAATAACGCTTATGCTTCTCTTGGGTGCCTGCAGCGACAACCGCTCAAATGCGACAACAAAAGAAGCGGCATCACCGTCTGACGTTCCTGTGAAGCAAGAGCCGTCTTCCGCTGAAAAGGAACCGCTGCAAACAGCGCCTCAAAGTACGGAACCGGCACCATCGGCCAAGGCGGAGACACCGCAGAACGGCCGCCTTCTTTTCGTCCAGAAGTGTGCTTCATGTCATGGCCAGCATGGTGAGAAAGCCGCCCTCAACAAGTCGCAGATCATTGCGGGGTGGGAGAAAGAGAAGAGTATCAACGCGCTCAAAGGCTACCAAAACGGCACCTACGGCGGCAATATGAAAGCCATTATGAAAGGCCAGGCAAGCAGCCTGAGCGAAGCGCAGATCCGGGCGATCTCCGAATATATCGCTACGCTTTAG